From the genome of Oceanidesulfovibrio indonesiensis, one region includes:
- the ispH gene encoding 4-hydroxy-3-methylbut-2-enyl diphosphate reductase: MTASVTVTEENQSRIVRARTAGFCMGVGLALRKLDAVTREGHAPLFTLGPIIHNPQVLEKYESMGVTQQDNPDAIPASATVVIRAHGVPRLIEAGLAERQIAIIDATCPKVKKAQLLIADQAAAGRRLLLFGEEDHPEVKGLVSYASAGAHVFDSIEALESLLDNELDAGADYFLAAQTTQDRVEFEAIVALLRSRLDPDLPVFETICDATRQRQDEALSIAREVDAMVVVGGYTSGNTRRLVDVAKGRGIPCQHVETADELDMDALADKRRIGLTAGASTPKEIIDAVEERLRTL; the protein is encoded by the coding sequence ATGACAGCGAGCGTTACTGTGACTGAAGAAAACCAATCACGCATAGTGCGGGCCAGAACCGCCGGGTTCTGCATGGGGGTGGGCCTTGCGTTGCGAAAGCTGGACGCCGTGACCAGGGAAGGCCATGCGCCGCTGTTCACGCTTGGTCCCATCATCCACAACCCCCAGGTGCTGGAGAAGTACGAGTCCATGGGGGTAACGCAGCAGGACAACCCGGACGCCATACCGGCCAGCGCCACCGTGGTTATCCGGGCGCACGGCGTGCCGCGGCTGATTGAGGCCGGCCTGGCCGAACGGCAGATCGCCATCATCGATGCGACCTGCCCCAAGGTCAAAAAGGCGCAATTGCTCATTGCGGACCAGGCAGCGGCAGGTCGCCGGCTGCTGCTTTTCGGCGAGGAGGACCACCCCGAGGTCAAAGGGCTCGTGAGCTATGCGAGCGCAGGCGCGCACGTGTTCGATTCCATCGAGGCATTGGAATCGCTGCTCGACAACGAACTGGACGCCGGGGCTGATTATTTTCTTGCCGCGCAGACCACGCAGGACCGAGTCGAGTTCGAGGCCATCGTGGCGCTGCTCCGCAGTCGGTTGGACCCGGATCTGCCCGTGTTCGAGACCATATGCGACGCGACGCGCCAGCGGCAGGACGAGGCCCTCTCCATAGCGCGCGAAGTGGATGCGATGGTCGTGGTGGGCGGCTACACCAGCGGGAACACGCGCCGCCTCGTGGACGTGGCCAAGGGACGCGGCATCCCCTGCCAGCATGTGGAAACCGCGGACGAACTGGATATGGACGCTCTGGCGGACAAGCGCCGAATCGGCTTGACAGCCGGAGCCTCCACGCCGAAAGAAATAATTGACGCTGTGGAAGAAAGGCTCCGAACCTTGTAG
- a CDS encoding tRNA dihydrouridine synthase yields MSSSTEQHLPIGVDSPWLAPLAGYSDLAFRLLCREQGAAVACTEMVSAKGLAYRSPGTAPLLETCPQDSPLVVQLFGAEEEFLVRGVAELSGRGFAWFDLNAGCPVPKVVKTGAGAGMIRTVEDRANLAAITRAMVREAGEGRVGVKFRMGFHAADDTAVETALLLQDAGAAWLTIHPRYARQGYAGVSRWEVTRKVVESVSIPVIASGDLFSAEDAHRCVAETGVSGVMFARGALRDPLVFAKYLGRMNEEPDRNALAALVRRHAELCRTYGDQHRSLLKMRTFVPRYVKNLEDASNLRKRLIACKTWSCIEEVAAAIDGSAPVKTAGEPSDQKE; encoded by the coding sequence GTGTCGTCTTCCACAGAACAGCACCTTCCCATTGGCGTGGATTCTCCGTGGCTTGCTCCGCTGGCCGGCTACTCCGACCTGGCGTTCCGCCTGCTCTGCCGCGAACAGGGCGCGGCCGTGGCCTGCACCGAAATGGTCAGCGCCAAAGGGTTGGCCTACAGGAGCCCGGGCACGGCGCCGTTGCTGGAAACCTGTCCGCAGGACTCCCCGCTTGTGGTCCAGCTTTTCGGCGCTGAGGAGGAATTCCTGGTTCGCGGCGTGGCCGAGCTTTCCGGCAGAGGGTTTGCATGGTTCGATCTCAACGCCGGTTGCCCTGTGCCCAAGGTGGTCAAGACCGGTGCCGGAGCGGGTATGATCCGCACCGTGGAGGATCGCGCAAACCTCGCCGCCATCACCCGCGCCATGGTGCGCGAGGCAGGAGAAGGACGCGTGGGGGTGAAGTTTCGCATGGGCTTCCACGCCGCGGACGACACGGCAGTAGAGACGGCGCTGTTGCTGCAAGACGCCGGAGCTGCCTGGCTCACCATCCATCCGCGGTACGCCAGGCAGGGCTATGCCGGCGTGTCCCGCTGGGAGGTGACGCGCAAGGTGGTGGAATCCGTCTCAATACCGGTCATAGCCAGCGGTGATCTGTTCAGCGCGGAAGATGCGCACCGCTGCGTCGCGGAAACCGGCGTATCCGGCGTGATGTTCGCCCGGGGGGCGCTGCGCGATCCGCTGGTCTTTGCAAAGTATCTGGGCAGAATGAATGAGGAACCTGACCGCAATGCGCTGGCCGCTCTGGTCCGCCGCCATGCAGAGTTGTGCCGTACCTACGGGGATCAGCACCGCTCCCTGCTCAAGATGCGCACTTTTGTGCCGCGGTACGTAAAGAATCTGGAGGACGCCTCGAACTTGCGCAAACGGCTCATTGCATGCAAGACTTGGTCGTGTATCGAGGAGGTAGCCGCCGCCATCGACGGCTCCGCCCCGGTCAAGACCGCCGGCGAACCGTCCGATCAGAAGGAATAA
- a CDS encoding ABC transporter ATP-binding protein has product MTAATKNVPLLEVKDLTVSFAFRGLGFDAVRDVSFSMEPGDRLGLVGESGAGKSVTGFSIINLISKPGFIKKGQVLFEGRDLTKLSDSAMRDIRGNRISMIFQDPMMTLNPVLTIGTQMVETLQAHRNISRKDAEAIALEKLRQVYIPSPEKRLDQYPHEFSGGMRQRIVIAIALLSDPALIIADEPTTALDVTIQAEIMELLLDLCERFHMGLILITHDLAVVSQVTKRIAVMYAGSIVETGDTERIVNAPAHPYTKGLLAALPGVGGTRRSRLVQIPGLMPSIKNMPSGCTFHPRCGECTEVCGSAVPLLAPAPHGGFFACHLEHSCRDPRPGERELMRERGEPA; this is encoded by the coding sequence GTGACCGCAGCGACGAAGAACGTTCCCCTGCTCGAGGTCAAGGACCTCACCGTGAGTTTCGCCTTCCGCGGCCTCGGATTCGACGCCGTGCGCGATGTCTCCTTCTCCATGGAACCGGGCGATCGCCTGGGTCTCGTAGGCGAGTCAGGCGCTGGCAAATCCGTCACCGGCTTTTCCATCATCAACCTGATCTCCAAGCCGGGCTTCATCAAGAAGGGCCAGGTGCTCTTCGAGGGCCGCGACCTGACGAAGCTGTCCGACTCCGCCATGCGCGACATCCGGGGCAACCGCATTTCCATGATTTTCCAGGACCCGATGATGACGCTCAACCCGGTGCTGACCATCGGCACCCAGATGGTGGAGACCCTCCAGGCGCACCGCAACATTTCCAGAAAGGACGCCGAGGCCATCGCCCTGGAAAAGCTCCGGCAGGTCTACATACCTTCTCCGGAAAAGCGGCTGGACCAGTACCCCCATGAATTTTCAGGCGGGATGCGGCAGCGCATCGTCATCGCCATCGCGCTGTTGTCCGATCCGGCGCTGATCATCGCGGACGAGCCCACCACGGCCCTGGACGTGACCATCCAGGCCGAGATAATGGAACTGCTGCTCGACCTCTGCGAAAGGTTCCACATGGGCCTCATTCTCATCACGCATGACCTCGCCGTGGTCAGCCAGGTCACCAAGCGCATCGCCGTGATGTACGCCGGCAGCATCGTGGAGACGGGCGACACAGAACGCATCGTGAACGCTCCGGCGCATCCGTACACCAAGGGCCTGCTCGCCGCGCTGCCCGGCGTGGGCGGAACCAGGCGCTCCCGTCTCGTGCAGATTCCAGGGCTCATGCCGAGCATCAAGAACATGCCATCCGGCTGCACTTTCCACCCCCGATGCGGTGAGTGCACCGAAGTGTGCGGCAGCGCAGTGCCGTTGCTTGCGCCCGCGCCGCACGGCGGATTCTTCGCCTGCCACCTGGAGCACTCCTGCAGGGATCCCAGGCCTGGTGAGCGCGAGCTCATGCGCGAGCGAGGAGAACCCGCATGA
- a CDS encoding ABC transporter ATP-binding protein: MSTPIVSLKNVCKRFDISGGLLDQITFEQGKLTRTRTEVKAVNNVSFDIQEGETLSVVGESGCGKSTLARTVIGLYPPSEGEIRYRGERIDNLSPSRMLPYRTRMQMVFQDPYASLNPRMKVKEILEEPVIFHGSKLGTISRGEVEERVAAVMEQVGIDPAWATNYPHEFSGGQRQRISLARALVVDPEFIIADEPISALDVSIQAQILNLMLDLQEERGLTYLFISHDLSVVEHISTRVAVMYLGTLCELAQAEAIFERPRHPYTRALLSAIPTLGGSPRGHVKLEGDVPTPIQLPSGCVFHGRCPYANSRCVEEAPRAMDRDGALVACHGVEEGRIPEGSPL; this comes from the coding sequence ATGAGCACGCCCATCGTCAGCCTGAAAAACGTCTGCAAACGCTTCGATATCTCGGGCGGCCTGCTCGACCAGATCACCTTCGAACAGGGCAAACTTACCCGCACGCGCACCGAGGTCAAAGCGGTCAACAACGTCTCCTTCGACATCCAGGAGGGCGAGACCCTTTCCGTTGTAGGCGAGTCCGGGTGCGGCAAGTCCACCCTGGCGCGCACGGTCATCGGCTTGTATCCGCCATCCGAAGGAGAAATCCGCTATCGTGGCGAGCGAATCGACAATCTTTCGCCGTCCAGGATGCTGCCGTACCGTACACGCATGCAGATGGTCTTCCAGGATCCGTACGCCTCGCTGAACCCGCGCATGAAGGTGAAGGAAATCCTCGAAGAACCTGTCATCTTCCATGGTTCCAAGCTGGGGACAATCTCCCGCGGCGAGGTGGAGGAACGCGTGGCCGCCGTCATGGAGCAGGTCGGCATCGACCCGGCATGGGCCACGAACTACCCACACGAGTTCTCCGGCGGGCAGCGTCAGCGCATTTCGCTGGCTCGGGCTCTCGTGGTGGACCCGGAGTTCATCATTGCGGACGAACCCATCTCCGCCCTTGACGTGTCCATCCAGGCGCAGATCCTCAATCTCATGCTCGATCTGCAGGAGGAGCGGGGCCTGACGTACCTGTTCATCAGCCACGACCTTTCCGTTGTGGAGCACATTTCCACCCGCGTTGCCGTCATGTACCTGGGCACATTGTGCGAGTTGGCGCAGGCCGAAGCTATCTTCGAGCGTCCGCGGCATCCGTACACACGCGCGCTGCTTTCGGCCATTCCCACGCTGGGCGGCTCGCCGCGCGGCCATGTGAAGCTGGAAGGGGACGTGCCCACGCCCATTCAACTTCCTTCCGGTTGCGTGTTCCACGGCCGCTGCCCGTATGCGAATTCTCGCTGCGTGGAGGAGGCCCCCCGCGCCATGGATCGCGACGGCGCGCTTGTCGCCTGCCACGGGGTGGAAGAGGGCCGCATCCCCGAGGGCTCGCCGCTGTAG